GATGCCCACCGCTTTAATCCCCTGTTTGCGGGCTTTGTCTACAATGTGCCAAATCTTGGTATATTCGGCCGGCTCTTTTTTGCCGTGCCACCAGCTGCGCGTAATATCGGAGCAATACCCTTTGTACACGCAGCCGAAATCCATCAGCACCGCATCTTCGGCTTTGAGCTTGCGGGCGCTGGTTTCGTGGTGCGGGTTGGCGGTGTTTTCGCCAAAAGCCACAATGGTGTAAAAGGAGGTCGTCGTCGCTCCGTGGGCGCGCATAAAGCGTTCCATTTCGGCGGCTACTTCAAATTCGGTCATGCCGGTTTTGACGCGGGGTTTAATATATTCGTACGTCAAATAGGCAATGCGGTTGGATTCGCGCAGCAGTTTAAGTTCCGCCGCGTCTTTATTTTCGCGCAGGGTGGTAATTAAACTGCCCGCTTCCACAAATCCGCTGGCGCGCAGCAGACCGCCGGAAACATAGGTTTCTTTGGCGGCGTCAAACCCCGGGCGGGCCAGCCCCAGTTTGCGGGCTTTGTCGATGGCGGACACGATGCGGTTTTCATCCCCGATTACTTCTATCTGCGGGGCAAACTTTCCAAAGGATTCCACATACAGTTCCCGCGTAAAGCAGGTAACGCCTTTTTTGTGAATCAAAAACACCGCTTCATTCGGGTAAAAGAAAAAATTGGTCAAATAGAACTGATCCAGGTTGTTGGTTACGATAAACCCGTCCAGTTTGTTTTTGCGCAGCAATTTTTTGAGTTTTGCAAATCTTTCGTTCATGTAATTTTTTTCAGCCATGTGTTCACCCCTTGGAAAACAACTATACAGGTATATGATACAATTTTAACTCCCTGCGTACAATATAAGTTTTCGCGCGCGTAGGGGCGAATTCCGCTCAAAACCCGTTGGAATATAATATAATAATGGAAGTATGGCACACAGTCCGATACGAAAAACCGCTTTGCTGCTGTTGCTCTTAGCGTCCGCCCCGCTGGCGGGAGCGAGTGTTTTTACGTCGCAGGACGGCGCATTTACGCTGGATATGCCGGCCGGCTGGGTGCAGCTGAAAAACCCGCCGCAAGACAGCGTGCTTTCCATTCAAAAAGGCTCTTCGCGCATTGACATCAAAACGGTGGACTGCTCCACCGAAACGTGTATCGAGCAAAAAGTAACCAACGATTTAGCCGACGTAAAAAGCAAAAAAATGCAAGTCATCGGCAATTCCTATACCGGCGAAGAAATCAAACGCATTGAATTTTCCACCGGGGATCCTTTTTTCTATATCAGTTTTTTTACGCCGAAAAACGACTTTGGCGCCGGGT
The DNA window shown above is from Elusimicrobium sp. An273 and carries:
- a CDS encoding M24 family metallopeptidase → MAEKNYMNERFAKLKKLLRKNKLDGFIVTNNLDQFYLTNFFFYPNEAVFLIHKKGVTCFTRELYVESFGKFAPQIEVIGDENRIVSAIDKARKLGLARPGFDAAKETYVSGGLLRASGFVEAGSLITTLRENKDAAELKLLRESNRIAYLTYEYIKPRVKTGMTEFEVAAEMERFMRAHGATTTSFYTIVAFGENTANPHHETSARKLKAEDAVLMDFGCVYKGYCSDITRSWWHGKKEPAEYTKIWHIVDKARKQGIKAVGIGVPTKKVDATSRGIISAAGYGQYFTHGTGHGVGIEIHEDPYNSQQSAAILSEGNIVTVEPGIYLPGKYGVRLEDTVAVAKSGAKILTKK